A stretch of the Pan paniscus chromosome 2, NHGRI_mPanPan1-v2.0_pri, whole genome shotgun sequence genome encodes the following:
- the PLXNB1 gene encoding plexin-B1 isoform X2 produces the protein MPALGPALLQALWAGWVLTLQPLPPTAFTPNGTYLQHLARDPTSGTLYLGATNFLFQLSPGLQLEATVSTGPVLDSRDCLPPVMPDECPQAQPTNNPNQLLLVSPGALVVCGSVHQGVCEQRRLGQLEQLLLRPERPGDTQYVAANDPAVSTVGLVAQGLAGEPLLFVGRGYTSRGVGGGIPPITTRALWPPDPQAAFSYEETAKLAVGRLSEYSHHFVSAFARGASAYFLFLRRDLQAQSRAFRAYVSRVCLRDQHYYSYVELPLACEGSRYGLMQAAAVATSREVAHGEVLFAAFSSAAPPTVGRPPSAAAGASGASALCAFPLDEVDRLANRTRDACYTREGRAEDGTEVAYIEYDVNSDCAQLPVDTLDAYPCGSDHTPSPMASRVPLEATPILEWPGIQLTAVAVTMEDGHTIAFLGDSQGQLHRVYLGPGSDGHPYSTQSIQQGSAVSRDLTFDGTFEHLYVMTQSTLLKVPVASCAQHLDCASCLAHRDPYCGWCVLLGRCSRRSECSRGQGPEQWLWSFQPELGCLQVAAMSPANISREETREVFLSVPDLPPLWPGESYSCHFGEHQSPALLTGSGVMCPSPDPSEAPVLPRGADYVSVSVELRFGAVVIAKTSLSFYDCVAVTELCPSAQCQACVSSRWGCNWCVWQHLCTHKASCDAGPMVASHQSPLVSPDPPARGGPSPSPPTAPKALATPAPDTLPVEPGAPSTATASDISPGASPSLLSPWGPWAGSGPISSPGSTGSPLHEEPSPPSPQNGPGTAVPAPTDFRPSATPEDLLASPLSPSEVAAVPPADPGPEALHPTVPLDLPSATVPATTFPGAMGSVKPALDWLTREGGELPEADEWTGGDAPAFSTSTLLSGDGDSAELEGPPAPLILPSSLDYQYDTPGLWELEEATLGASSCPCVESVQGSTLMPVHVEREIRLLGRNLHLFQDGPGDNECVMELEGLEVVVEARVECEPPPDTQCHVTCQQHQLSYEALQPELRVGLFLRRAGRLRVDSAEGLHVVLYDCSVGHGDCSRCQTAMPQYGCVWCEGERPRCVTREACGEAEAVATQCPAPLIHSVEPLTGPVDGGTRVTIRGSNLGQHVQDVLGMVTVAGVPCAVDAQEYEVSSSLVCITGASGEEVAGATAVEVPGRGRGVSEHDFAYQDPKVHSIFPARGPRAGGTRLTLNGSKLLTGRLEDIRVVVGDQPCHLLPEQQSEQLRCETSPRPTPATLPVAVWFGATERRLQHGQFKYTLDPNITSAGPTKSFLSGGREIWVRGQNLDVVQTPRIRVTVVSRMLQPSQGLGRRRRVVPETACSLGPSCSSQQFEEPCHVNSSQLITCRTPALPGLPEDPWVRVEFILDNLVFDFATLNPTPFSYEADPTLQPLNPEDPTMPFRHKPRSVFSVEGENLDLAMSKEEVVAMIGDGPCVVKTLTRHHLYCEPPVEQPLPRHHALREAPDSLPEFTVQMGNLRFSLGYVQYDGESPGAFPVAAQVGLGVGTSLLALGVIIIVLMYRRKSKQALRDYKKVQIQLENLESSVRDRCKKEFTDLMTEMTDLTSDLLGSGIPFLDYKVYAERIFFPGHRESPLHRDLGVPESRRPTVEQGLGQLSNLLNSKLFLTKFIHTLESQRTFSARDRAYVASLLTVALHGKLEYFTDILRTLLSDLVAQYVAKNPKLMLRRTETVVEKLLTNWMSICLYTFVRDSVGEPLYMLFRGIKHQVDKGPVDSVTGKAKYTLNDNRLLREDVEYRPLTLNALLAVGPGAGEAQGVPVKVLDCDTISQAKEKMLDQLYKGVPLTQRPDPRTLDVEWRSGVAGHLILSDEDVTSEVHGLWRRLNTLQHYKVPDGATVALVPCLTKHVLRENQDYVPGERTPMLEDVDEGGIRPWHLVKPSDEPEPPRPRRGSLRGGERERAKAIPEIYLTRLLSMKGTLQKFVDDLFQVILSTSRPVPLAVKYFFDLLDEQAQQHGISDQDTIHIWKTNSLPLRFWINIIKNPQFVFDVQTSDNMDAVLLVIAQTFMDACTLADHKLGRDSPINKLLYARDIPRYKRMVERYYADIRQTVPASDQEMNSVLAELSWNYSGDLGARVALHELYKYINKYYDQLPSRTARHSAGGCGGQGVYQSLEMVCIC, from the exons ATGCCTGCTCTGGGCCCAGCTCTTCTCCAGGCTCTCTGGGCCGGGTGggtcctcaccctccagccccTTCCACCAACTGCTTTCACTCCCAATGGCACGTATCTGCAGCACCTGGCAAGGGACCCCACCTCAGGCACCCTCTACCTGGGGGCTACCAACTTCCTGTTCCAGCTGAGCCCTGggctgcagctggaggccacAGTGTCCACCGGCCCTGTGCTAGACAGCAGGGACTGCCTGCCACCTGTGATGCCTGATGAGTGCCCCCAGGCCCAGCCTACCAACAACCCGAACCAGCTGCTCCTGGTGAGCCCAGGGGCCCTGGTGGTATGCGGGAGCGTGCACCAGGGGGTCTGTGAACAGCGGCGCCTGGGGCAGCTCGAGCAGCTGCTGCTGCGGCCAGAGCGGCCTGGGGACACACAATATGTGGCTGCCAATGATCCTGCGGTCAGCACGGTGGGGCTGGTAGCCCAGGGCTTGGCAGGAGAGCCCCTCCTGTTTGTGGGGCGAGGATACACCAGCAGGGGTGTGGGGGGTGGCATTCCACCCATCACAACCCGGGCCCTGTGGCCGCCCGACCCCCAAGCTGCCTTCTCCTATGAGGAGACAGCCAAGCTGGCAGTGGGCCGCCTCTCCGAGTACAGCCACCACTTCGTGAGTGCCTTTGCACGTGGGGCCAGCGCCTACTTCCTGTTCCTGCGGCGGGACCTGCAGGCTCAGTCTAGAGCTTTTCGTGCCTATGTATCTCGAGTGTGCCTCCGGGACCAGCACTACTACTCCTATGTGGAGTTGCCTCTGGCCTGCGAAGGTAGCCGCTACGGGCTGATGCAGGCTGCAGCTGTGGCCACGTCCAGGGAGGTGGCGCATGGGGAGGTGCTCTTTGCAGCTTTCTCCTCGGCTGCACCCCCCACTGTGGGCCGGCCCCCATCGGCGGCTGCTGGGGCATCTGGAGCCTCTGCCCTCTGTGCCTTCCCCCTGGATGAGGTGGACCGGCTTGCTAATCGCACGCGAGATGCCTGCTACACCCGGGAGGGTCGTGCTGAGGATGGGACCGAGGTGGCCTACATCGAGTATGATGTCAATTCTGACTGTGCACAGCTGCCAGTG GACACCCTGGATGCTTATCCCTGTGGCTCAGACCACACGCCCAGCCCCATGGCCAGCCGGGTCCCGCTGGAAGCCACACCAATTCTGGAGTGGCCAGGGATTCAGCTAACAGCTGTGGCAGTCACCATGGAAGATGGACACACCATCGCTTTCCTGGGTGATAGTCAAGGGCAGCTGCACAGG GTCTACTTGGGCCCAGGGAGCGATGGCCACCCATACTCCACACAGAGCATCCAGCAGGGgtctgcagtgagcagagacctcACCTTTGATGGGACCTTTGAGCACCTGTATGTCATGACCCAGAGCACA CTTCTGAAGGTTCCTGTGGCTTCCTGTGCTCAGCACCTGGACTGTGCATCTTGCCTTGCTCACAGGGACCCATACTGTGGGTGGTGCGTGCTCCTTGGCAG GTGCAGTCGCCGTTCTGAGTGCTCGAGGGGCCAGGGCCCAGAGCAGTGGCTATGGAGCTTCCAGCCTGAGCTGGGCTGTCTGCAAGTGGCAGCCATGAGTCCTGCCAACATCAGCCGAGAGGAGACGAGGGAG GTTTTCCTATCAGTGCCAGACCTGCCACCCCTGTGGCCAGGGGAGTCATATTCCTGCCACTTTGGGGAACATCAGAGTCCTGCCCTGCTGACTGGTTCTGGTGTGATGTGCCCCTCCCCAGACCCTAGTGAGGCCCCAGTGCTGCCGAGAGGAGCCG ACTATGTATCCGTGAGCGTGGAGCTCAGATTTGGCGCCGTTGTGATCGCCAAAACTTCCCTCTCTTTCTATGACTGTGTGGCGGTCACTGAACTCTGCCCATCTGCGCA GTGCCAGGCCTGTGTGAGCAGCCGCTGGGGGTGTAACTGGTGTGTCTGGCAGCACCTGTGCACCCACAAGGCCTCGTGTGATGCTGGGCCCATGGTTGCAAGCCATCAG AGCCCGCTTGTCTCCCCAGACCCTCCTGCAAGAGGTGgacccagcccctccccacccacagccCCCAAAGCCCTGGCCACCCCTGCTCCTGACACCCTTCCCGTGGAGCCTGGGGCTCCCTCCACAGCCACAGCTTCGGACATCTCACCTGGGGCTAGTCCTTCCCTGCTCAGCCCCTGGGGGCCATGGGCAGGTTCTGGCCCCATATCTTCCCCTGGCTCCACAGGGTCGCCTCTCCATGAGGAgccctcccctcccagcccccaaAATGGACCTGGAACCGCTGTCCCTGCCCCCACTGACTTCAGACCCTCAGCCACACCTGAGGACCTCTTGGCCTCCCCGCTGTCACCCTCAGAGGTAGCAGCAGTGCCCCCTGCAGACCCTGGCCCCGAGGCTCTTCATCCCACAGTGCCCCTGGACCTGCCCTCTGCCACTGTTCCTGCCACCACTTTCCCAGGGGCCATGGGCTCCGTGAAGCCCGCCCTGGACTGGCTCACGAGAGAAGGCGGCGAGCTGCCCGAGGCGGACGAGTGGACGGGGGGTGACGCACCCGCCTTCTCCACTTCCACCCTCCTCTCAGGTGATGGAGACTCAGCAGAGCTTGAGGGCCCTCCCGCCCCCCTCATCCTCCCGTCCAGCCTCGACTACCAGTATGACACCCCCGGGCTCTGGGAGCTG GAAGAGGCGACCTTGGGGGCAAGCTCCTGCCCCTGTGTGGAGAGCGTTCAGGGTTCCACGTTGATGCCGGTCCATGTGGAGCGGGAAATCCGGCTGCTAGGCAGGAACCTGCACCTTTTCCAG GATGGCCCAGGAGACAATGAGTGTGTGATGGAGCTGGAGGGCCTCGAGGTGGTGGTTGAGGCCCGGGTCGAGTGTGAGCCACCTCCAGATACCCAGTGCCATGTCACCTGCCAGCAGCACCAG CTCAGCTATGAGGCTCTGCAGCCGGAGCTCCGTGTGGGGCTGTTTCTGCGTCGGGCCGGCCGTCTGCGTGTGGACAGTGCTGAGGGGCTGCATG TGGTACTGTATGACTGTTCCGTGGGACATGGAGACTGCAGCCGCTGCCAAACTGCCATGCCCCAGTAtggctgtgtgtggtgtgagggGGAGCGTCCACGTTGTGTGACCCGGGAGGCCTgtggtgaggctgaggctgtggcCACCCAGTGCCCAGCGCCCCTCATCCACTCG GTGGAGCCACTGACTGGGCCTGTAGACGGAGGCACCCGTGTCACCATCAGGGGCTCCAACCTGGGCCagcatgtgcaggatgtgctggGCATGGTCACAGTGGCTGGAGTGCCCTGTGCTGTGGATGCCCAGGAGTACGAGGTCTCCAGCAG CCTCGTGTGCATCACCGGGGCCAGTGGGGAGGAGGTGGCCGGCGCCACAGCGGTGGAGGTGCCGGGAAGAGGACGTGGTGTCTCAGAGCACGACTTTGCCTACCAG GATCCGAAGGTCCATTCCATCTTCCCGGCCCGCGGCCCCAGAGCTGGGGGCACCCGTCTCACCCTGAATGGCTCCAAGCTCCTGACTGGGCGGCTGGAGGACATCCGAGTGgtggttggagaccagccttgtcACTT GCTGCCGGAGCAGCAGTCAGAACAACTGCGGTGTGAGACCAGCCCACGCCCCACGCCTGCCACGCTCCCTGTGGCTGTGTGGTTTGGGGCCACGGAGCGGAGGCTTCAACATGGACAGTTCAAGTATACCTTGGACCCCAACATCACCTCTGCTGGCCCCACCAAGAGCTTCCTCAG TGGAGGACGTGAGATATGGGTCCGTGGCCAGAATCTGGACGTGGTACAGACGCCAAGAATCCGGGTGACCGTGGTCTCGAGAATGCTGCAGCCCAGCCAGGGGCTTGGACGGAGGCGCCGCGTGGTCCCGGAGACGGCATGTTCCCTTGGACCCTCCTGCAGTAGCCAGCAA TTTGAGGAGCCGTGCCATGTCAACTCCTCCCAGCTCATCACGTGCCGCACACCTGCCCTCCCAGGCCTGCCTGAGGACCCCTGGGTCCGGGTGGAATTTATCCTTGACAACCTGGTCTTTGACTTTGCAACACTGAACCCCACACCTTTCTCCTATGAGGCCGACCCCACCCTGCAGCCACTCAACCCTGAGGACCCCACCATGCCATTCCGGCACAAGCCTAGGAGTGTGTTCTCCGTGGAG GGGGAGAACCTGGACCTTGCAATGTCCAAGGAGGAGGTGGTGGCTATGATAGGGGATGGCCCCTGTGTGGTGAAGACGCTGACGCGGCACCACCTGTACTGCGAGCCCCCCGTGGAGCAGCCCCTGCCACGGCACCATGCCCTCCGAGAGGCACCTGACTCTTTGCCTGAGTTCACG GTGCAGATGGGGAACTTGCGCTTCTCCCTGGGTTACGTGCAGTATGACGGCGAGAGCCCTGGGGCTTTTCCTGTGGCAGCCCAGGTGGGCTTGGGGGTGGGCACCTCTCTTCTGGCTCTGGGTGTCATCATCATTGTCCTCATGTACAG gaggaagagcaAGCAGGCCCTGAGGGACTATAAGAAGGTTCAGATCCAGCTGGAGAATCTGGAGAGCAGTGTGCGGGACCGCTGCAAGAAGGAATTCACAG ACCTCATGACTGAGATGACCGATCTCACCAGTGACCTCCTGGGCAGCGGCATCCCCTTCCTCGACTACAAGGTGTATGCGGAGAGGATCTTCTTCCCTGGGCACCGCGAGTCGCCCTTGCACCGGGACCTGGGTGTGCCTGAGAGCAGACGGCCCACTGTGGAGCAAGGGCTGGGGCAGCTCTCTAACCTGCTCAACAGCAAGCTCTTCCTCACCAAG TTCATCCACACGCTGGAGAGCCAGCGCACCTTTTCAGCTCGGGACCGTGCCTACGTGGCATCTCTGCTCACCGTGGCACTGCATGGGAAGCTTGAGTATTTCACTGACATCCTCCGCACTCTGCTCAGTGACCTGGTTGCCCAGTATGTGGCCAAGAACCCCAAGCTGATGCTGCGCAG GACAGAGACTGTGGTGGAGAAGCTGCTCACCAACTGGATGTCCATCTGTCTGTATACCTTCGTGAGG GACTCCGTAGGGGAGCCTCTGTACATGCTCTTTCGAGGGATTAAGCACCAAGTGGATAAGGGGCCAGTGGACAGTGTGACAGGCAAGGCCAAATACACCTTGAACGACAACCGCCTGCTCAGAGAGGATGTGGAGTACCGTCCCCTG ACCTTGAATGCATTATTGGCTGTGGGGCCTGGGGCAGGAGAGGCCCAGGGCGTGCCTGTGAAGGTCCTAGACTGTGACACCATCTCCCAGGCAAAGGAGAAGATGCTGGACCAGCTTTATAAAGGAGTGCCTCTCACCCAGCGGCCAGACCCTCGCACCCTTGATGTTG AGTGGCGGTCTGGGGTGGCCGGGCACCTCATTCTTTCTGACGAGGATGTCACTTCTGAGGTCCACGGTCTGTGGAGGCGCCTGAACACACTGCAGCATTACAAG GTCCCAGATGGAGCAACTGTGGCCCTCGTCCCCTGCCTCACCAAGCATGTGCTCCGGGAAAACCAGGATTATGTCCCTGGAGAGC GTACCCCAATGCTGGAGGATGTAGATGAGGGGGGCATCCGGCCCTGGCACCTGGTGAAGCCAAGTGATGAGCCGGAGCCGCCCAGGCCTCGGAGGGGCAGCCTTCGGGGCGGGGAGCGTGAGCGCGCCAAGGCCATCCCTGAGATCTACCTGACCCGCCTGCTGTCCATGAAG GGCACCCTGCAGAAGTTCGTGGATGACCTGTTCCAGGTGATTCTCAGCACCAGCCGCCCCGTGCCGCTCGCTGTGAAGTACTTCTTTGACTTGCTGGATGAGCAGGCCCAGCAGCATGGCATCTCCGACCAGGACACCATCCACATCTGGAAGACCAACAG CTTGCCTCTGAGGTTCTGGATCAATATAATAAAAAACCCGCAGTTTGTGTTCGACGTGCAAACATCTGATAACATGGATGCGGTGCTCCTTGTCATTGCACAGACCTTCATGGACGCCTGCACCCTGGCCGACCACAAGCTGGGCCGG GACTCCCCGATCAACAAACTTCTGTATGCACGGGACATTCCCCGGTACAAGCGGATGGTGGAAAG GTACTATGCAGACATCAGACAGACTGTCCCAGCCAGCGACCAAGAGATGAACTCTGTCCTGGCTGAACTGTCCTGG AACTACTCCGGAGACCTCGGGGCGCGAGTGGCCCTGCATGAACTCTACAAGTACATCAACAAGTACTATGACCAG CTCCCCAGCAGGACGGCGAGGCACAGTGCTGGTGGTTGTGGGGGCCAAGGGGTCTACCAGAGCCTGGAGATGGTGTGCATTTGCTGA